In Musa acuminata AAA Group cultivar baxijiao chromosome BXJ2-10, Cavendish_Baxijiao_AAA, whole genome shotgun sequence, a genomic segment contains:
- the LOC104000342 gene encoding vacuolar protein sorting-associated protein 28 homolog 1, translating to MEDVRLWRDKREREMYDNFADLYAIVKTTDKLEKAYVRDLVSSAEYEAECLKLIAQFRTLHSALHGAVPSLDRFAEVYRLDAPAALNRLLVSGVPATVEHRAAASSSSSASAAAVAECVQNFITAMDSVKLNMVAVDQVHPLLSDLSTSLAKLGTGLLPPDFEGRVKVRDWLSRLAKMGAADELTEQQARQFHFDLESSYNAFMAALPNADS from the coding sequence GAGAGGGAGATGTACGACAACTTCGCCGACCTCTACGCCATCGTCAAGACCACGGACAAGCTGGAGAAGGCGTACGTCCGAGACCTCGTCTCCTCCGCCGAGTACGAGGCGGAGTGCCTCAAACTAATCGCCCAGTTTCGCACCCTCCATTCCGCCCTCCACGGCGCCGTCCCCTCCCTCGATCGCTTCGCCGAGGTCTACCGCCTCGACGCCCCTGCTGCCCTCAACCGCCTCCTTGTTTCCGGCGTCCCCGCAACCGTCGAGCACCGCGCCGCTGCATCCTCTTCCTCGTCCGCCTCTGCCGCCGCCGTTGCCGAATGCGTGCAGAACTTCATTACCGCCATGGACTCCGTCAAGCTCAACATGGTGGCCGTCGACCAGGTGCACCCCCTCCTCTCCGACCTATCCACGTCCCTAGCCAAGCTTGGGACCGGTCTCCTCCCACCGGACTTCGAGGGCCGTGTCAAGGTTCGTGATTGGCTCTCTCGCCTCGCTAAGATGGGCGCCGCCGACGAGCTCACCGAGCAGCAGGCCCGCCAGTTCCACTTCGACCTCGAGTCCTCTTACAACGCCTTCATGGCCGCTCTCCCCAACGCCGACTCTTGA